The stretch of DNA ACCTCCATATGCGATGGCACTTTATTCATCATAACAATTCCTCAACTCTACAATCCGCCTCTatgctgaatttttttctctggtgCGTTTGTTgcggtgaaaattttattgtaccAATGCCTATACAGCCCCTAATCCCAAGTACAACAAACCCCCTGCAATGGATGGGTGGTGGTGGGAGGTATTGTGTTGAGCAGGGATTCATCTCTCCCGTGATCagtcaattgaaaattatttgcaaaataggGATTTGGTGGAAGTATTTTGTGTGATTGGCCAAAGGATTTGATGAATCAATAAATGTCCTGATGAGAGTGATTGGGTggctcaataaataaattctctgtttaaaaaaaagttctaaatgaCCTacatgaatgaataaaataaatcttgttACTTGTTGAAGTATTATGATTAACTTACAAGAAATAATTTGCGaaagagaaaagtcttttgatttttttttattttaaaatattctgtagaattttattctttgtttatttagaaaaatctttgaatttgcTTAGATTGTAGATAAATTCAGTCGTCTTAATTATGTTTGTTTAATTCTCTACTAAAACAATGTTAAATTatattcatttgaattaaGTGAACGAcaaaattcacatgaaaatgaTTCGTATTCATGTTTCGAATAAATTCATTTCGAAGCGAATttaattcatcattttataATCCGCTTCGTATTCATAAATTCCGAATAAATTCAGTAGGAAATTCACATCAAACAACCACGTGATTAACAacttttggcgggaaaacGAACGCTCTTCGTCACTATATTAATTTCCTCGGCTTTTCTCGTTCTAAAGAGGTTTTTccatgaggaaaaattttccttaaatatcaacgattttttaacgaataatttcATGTTTATATTGAAAGAATTATCTTTGAATAgaggagagcggggctaataaagtcacttaagggtttggaaaaagtttaaaatatcatatttcctaatagctagatagaacaaaatgatctgagaaagagttgtagggcaagaaatatcctaaagaattgagctatacatttcgttttatctgtttggggaatatgatattttgagctttttctaaacccttaagtgactttattagccccgccctcccctataattaaatttatttgagaacaaacagaataattaattcacgATTATGAATTtaactattttattattttttcaataattcagATGTAGCATAATGTGCTACATCAGCTACATAAAGTTAGCATTAGAATTCCTCAATGGTATCCCCCATATGTTTTACCATCCACATTCGCTTCGTATTCCCTGGTCGGGTTCAGTTCGCTTCTGTGGATTGAATGCTGTGGTCGGATTGTCAGTCCAgtgtgaataaaaaatccataaaataatCTCAATTCAACTTCCTagaaaaatgaatcaattaaAGAAGGAACCAATAAAGAAAAGGATGCACAGGAATATGAAGGAGAGTCAGAAGGAgcaaatgattaaatttttggaTGAGCATCCACGGCTCAAGGAGGGTCGTTGTGACCGCAACTTCACCACAGAGGATGCTCGTCGTCTGTGGCAGAAGATGGCTAATATCCTGAATGCCATGGAAGGACCCAAAAAATCCTGGCTGTACTGGAGGAAGTCCTATGCGGATTTACGATGCTGGCAACGACGGACTGGGAAGCAAATCTTGGTGAAGAGGAAAATAATCCCAATCCCCAGTGATGAAGGAGATGCTGCTGGAGGGAATTTTGGGAGGTTGCCAAAGAAATCCCCACAATCTGATGACAATGATGTTGTCTGCCACATGATTGGGGAGACGTTCATCAAGAAAATCCCACCAGCTCGGAGCTCAACTTCTGCTGCTGCCCAATCAACTGCACGAGTTCAATCCTCTTCAACAACTTCTTCATCACCAAAACCTCGTCCTGCTGCGCATCGGAAGCAAATCCCCGATAGTGCAGTGAAGATTGAGGATGCAGATAGTATTGCATTTGTGGATGCAAATAATCTTCCGGATGATCATGTTGAGCATGAGTACTACAGGAAGAAGCTGGAATTGCTGGAGCGCCTTAGTATGGCTTTTGAGACTCAAGCTCAATCCATTCAGATTCAAGCTGATGCCTTCCTGGAGCTCAATGagacaatgaagaaaatccagGAAACCCTCAACAAAATTGCAAATCGTATTCCCTAAAGCAcgtttagaaaataaattaattatcctGGGAATTcctggaggatttttttctgtcccGGAACTCATGCATCGTCGGCTGAGACAGCATGTGTTGTAATGTGATTTCGTTTTGTGAATTCATCCGACGATTTCCACAGTAGATGACAGAAATCATTCGAATTAGTCGTGAGTTGTTTGAGCAATGAATTCAGAAGGAATTGCCGGTGAAGGTGCTTCCAGGCACTATAAAATGACTAATGTTCAGAAGCAGAAGTTGCTGCAATTTATGGAGGATCACCCAAAGCTCCAGAAGGGAAAATATGATTATTCATTCACAATGGAACAAGCTCGGGATCTCTGGATGAAACTCACAAAAATCCTCAATGCAACACAAGGACCAAAGAAAACCTGGCTTTACTGGAGGAAGGTGAGACACTCCTGATTGTAATCTCCGATCAAGGatgttgtaaattaattaaattcttcatagTCCTGGCATGATTTGCAAACAATGCAGCGAAAAATCGGGAAAACAACAAAGGAAATCCTGGCTGATATGGAAAGAGATGTTGAGGCTGAATCTAAAATAGAATATCTCGATGTTGGCAGATTAGATGGATCCGTAGATCAAAAGGCACCAACATCCAGCTCACCAGCGGTAGTTGTTGCATCATCATCCAGAGGAGCTCCCAAATTGACAAAGAATGAGAAACTTCCGGATAATTTCGTTTTGCTCGATCATGATGATAATGTTGAGCATGAATACTACAAGAAGAAGTTGGAGCTGATGGAGCGTCAGACCATTGCTTTTGAAATTCAAGCACAATCCCAGCAAATTCAGGCTGAAACTCTCCTGGAGATTGCTGAAACGATCAAGGATGTTAAGGAAATGCTGAAAGATATGAATAACCGTTAAaggtttaatttttctttattaattctagttttgtaagaaaatatttttaataaataaataaataaataaggaaaCAAACAATCTGGTctgtaaaagatttatttccaCAACTACAACAGTTCGGATTCCACGTGTGGACAGACCCGGTGTTTTGGCAGAAACAGTGGAACTTAATCCAAAAGCAAAGATTCAGAAGTGAATTCAGGGATTTATCAATTCCTTTATAAGCATTAGGAAGTACTTATATCTTCTGCACAGCAATGAGTAGCGACGACGTTGAGATCTGGCCAGACGGTAGGCGTCGGTACAAGAGAATAACAGTCAAGCAACAGGAGAGGATGTTCAAATTCATTGAGGAGCATCCACAACTCCTCCAGAGGaagtacaataaaaatttcacaacgCTGCAGGCAAGACGACTCTGGGTTAAATTTGGTGAAGCTATAAATGCTGTTGAGGGACCCAAGAAGACCTGGATGAACTGGAAGAAGGTATCTGCGGATTTTAGGCTGATTTATTAAACAATCCCTCAATGCTAAAACATTGCCTTTCAGTCCTTTTTAGACATGAAATGTCGAAGAGATAAGCCTGAAGGGAGAGGCTGCAATCTCCAACTGCCTAACGTTCAACCTTCCGATGGTCAAACACATGAGGATGATCATATTGATACTGATTATCCTGTAGATGTGAACAAGCTTGAGCATTTGACTGAAACATCTCCTCCTGAGAGAATTCAACCATCAAGGACTTCCAAACGAAGCTCAAGGACAATATCCAGGAGATCCGGGAGTATAAAAAGCGATCCTGAGAGTCCTCCAGAAGTTCACAATGACAGCAATGAAGAAAACTACAACTGTGACGATTACAGCAATAGAGATGAGCTGCTTAGGAAGCAAATTGAGGTGATTGAACGACAAACGATGGCATTTGAAACTCTGGCTCAATCAATGCGTCTCCAGGCTGAGGTATTCCTCCAGCTGTCCGAGTCTGTGGATAATCTTACATCCGTTATTAAGGATTTGAAGAAGAgttgaaattccttttcaaaatCAGACTTCTTAGAATAAAGCACATATCATAAGAAATCTGCAAAATgttcttcaaaataataagCTCAAAGGAAGGAAGGAAGACTTATGCAGAAGGACTCCTTCCGGATGTGGCGGCAAacagttttcatttttgtacTGAAagttcaagatttcaagcggattttaagagtttcttggtcgctgaataaggcccttTGTTCTGATTATAAATTGACGAGAGTTGATAGTAAGGAAGTGCAGGATTACGTCCTTCTGGGAGCAACAGTGGATCAGTCCAAACGCATCCTTACAATTTTGACAATCTTGGGAAGATTTTGTTCGCCTACTAAACAAAGTTCAAAcgtcaaattgaaaattttatattccacAAACAAATCCACCACGTGCTCAAATGATTCTGATTGGTCGATGGGTTTATCTTAACCCTTTGGCGTCCGCGTGAAACATTCAAACATGagctctttttatcacgatatttattgttTAGAAGATGCTTTCAGAAGACtattctcagtcagaacgtctggcctcttttatgtgaatttgaTGTATTTGTAACTTGaaagaacaattaaattcataaataattgtaaaaataaaatgtttcacgtttgggtcaacgtatgacccaaaaaacgcgaaggGGTTAAAATGCAATTAGCCGGGAAAATGCAGTCTTCCGGCTAAATCAGCAATTtccattttgcattttcctaatagtagaagaaaaattgttgattGATTCTGAGAGCTGAAGCAGAACACTTCCTTGGAATTGGAGGGTTTGATTTAGAGTTTCAATTGCAATGGTTTGTCGTTCCATAAGGACTAGCTGCTTCCTGGCAAGTTCATCTGAATATCCTTCACTAACTGCCTCAATTGGATCAGgatcttcattaattttcctacTATTAGATAGTATTTGGTTGTCTGGAACAGGGAGGTTCGTTGCAGTATTTTCCGCAACATCATCAACAACTTCCTTTTCtacttttgcattattttccaCCAACATAGGGGAGTAGTCTATGTCCAGAGGATCTTCATGCTTCACCACCACGTGATcctgaagaaaatcatttgatCCTTGAAGAAAACTCAGCGATTCATCTTCAAAGTCTCGTTCAGAAGTCGATCCTGATGGTAGTGGCAGCGTACAATCTCTACCCTCAGGTTTATTTCTAAGGCACTTCATGTTTGTCCAAgactataaaaaattaaaaatattttaaatacaatcaacatctttttcatttgaacAAAATCTTACCTTTCTCCATCCAACAGAGCTCTTTTTGGGTCCTTCTGTAGCATTTAGGGCAGCACTGAGTCGCTTCCAGAGACGACTAGCTTCCTGCATTGTATAGTCTTTGTTAAAGCGACTCCGTAACATTTGTGGATGCTCCTCAATGAATTTAAACATCAACTTCTGTTGGGCACTTGTTATCCTATTGCTTGACTTTCCCGATGATTCCATTTCTTTTGTTAAAGGAATCTTTATCACCTTTACTCGCCTCAAATTCCATGCATATTTCACAACATCTGTCAATGTTTAAGCTCTGAACGAATTTTCAGTCCACATGCGAATTCATCCGGATGAAGAATTCGTTGGGATGAATCCGAAAGGAACGGATGgattttttctattcaaagatgtgaatggaaaattcgtGTACAAGAATCCGATGTTAGAAAATCATTATTCTGTAAATATTCTTCATATAAAAGACTTGAACAAGCTTCTTCTCACTCCAGGCCTAAGGAATTGTTTTTAGACAAAATAATTAGAACTTATGTTAATGACGTTGCTGTGTTGTCTTCTCGTCGGTTGTAGAAAATCTTAGTATTAACTATTTACAGCAATTAATTCAactaattttatgaaataatttttttagtttttattcaattaattaagttAGTTAATTcagttagaatttatttagttaGTTTAGTTAGAATAATCTGCATAGTATATAGCTCTGATAACCTAGTTAGTCTAGCTAGAATAAGCTAGTTTAGTTCatttataagtaaaaaaaaatagccagtTAAGGtagaatttgaataataaagtttAGTAGCTTAGATATAGTTAAAATTGTTACTTTGACCGGCCTTAAAatccattttcccatttctcAGTTTCCTAAGCATATTGAgtattaaaaatcaatcatttttacTGATTATAATcattacaaaaataatatgtaataattcaacaacaaatcttaaaaataactaattaaaaaatcaaaaaattagattgaacaggaaataaaaaatatctttaatcacagaaaaaaaatgcttcgtATAGAATTCTATTTTGctttgaatttcattgataatcttgttttttttttaacataaaaactttacaattatataaaaaacacTACCtataattttagcaaaaataataaatggattttctttaaaagaaaaatcctcaaagtttaaatattttatgtttctcATACACTTGCAGAGAAactttaatcagaaaattaaattttatcacttCAAATAGATGAAAATATCAGTTTcttctgaaaagaaaaacttgacaacaaattgagaaattcaatttaaaatcctCAAAACGTGACCTTTTACCACCCCCACCCCTtcaaaatagagaaaatcttttgtatTTGAAGCATTTCAGCTACGCATTATGCAAAaaactatgtatgtaggtatgatGATGAAGACGTGGCTTGTTTTCACCCTCCGTGGCGgcaaatatgtatgtaataatGTGGGAGGAGGGTGTCACAATTGCCGTGATTCCGTGACAGGGTGCAGTGATGAAATGAAGAGGCGAGAGAGGAGTCTTTCGGTGCTGCGGTGGCAGCATGTGACGAAAGAGATGAAATCCACCGAGTATATGCAAATATTCCGCGCGCGCCTGTGTGAAATATACAAACCCTCCCCGTATTATATTTGTGGAATCTCCACCATCGGAGAGCACCATTGTTGGCACCACCGTGGAGGACGTCACCAGCCGGCTCATCTGCATGTTCTTGTAGATCTGGCACTCATTTGATTTTAAACCGCCACCGGAGACGGAACAAGTGGTCCATAAATCTCCCTGCTTTCACCGTATACAGTGTGCTAGGGCAAGTTGTCCCGAAAGCGATTTGTGTGTCCTCAAGGGGAGAGGGGTGTGTGCTGTGCACGTTTAGAAGGACCTAGAAGTGAGTAGTGACATGGGCATTTTCAGTGTTAATTGATTAAGCGCCAAAGAGATTCTCAGCAAAATGGGAAGTGAATTATTTCCATTTCTGTTGCAAGCACAGAGGGtttgtgtgtgggggtgggaaAGTGTTTCAGcgcaattttcacataatatGTGCGACGTGACATGGGGATGATGAGGGTGGTGGGATGGTGAGGGTTTGGGAATTCAATAAACCACTTGCCACAGTGACTTACCCTCTGCTTTTCACGCATTTAGCAGCAAATTTCCAAACCGCACACACACCACACACAGTGCTTCACCCCTAAATCGGGGGATGATTCTCCGGGATGATTGATACATCAACCCCCGTTGTTGCATATGAGCTTCACCCACCCACCCTCTCCTCCCTCTCTCTCAACATTATATCTCGATTTTAGACAATCCTCTTTTACCCTCGGAAGAGAAATTTCAATGCGACGGCTGTGCCCATTGCTGATGATGTTAAACCCTTTTCCCCCTACTATTGCTGTTGCTTTTTCAATTGCTTCAAATAACGCGATTGTCCATTGAGATTGGGTCTCTCTCCCTGCACTCAATGAAATTCtagattttaattcacaaattcaattacaTGGCTCTTTCAATTCCATTCAAGCGATGCCCTTTGGATGTTTTAGCGGTTAACATTTGGAatctttttcttgaaattattttatagattttaattttttcttagaaaagattttcttcattgttaataaacttaaaattatAGAGAAGGATTGATTAggaattgaataatttcaattctaattcgttattaatataaattattttaaagtgtaaaacaaatatttaaaataaaaataattttgtgttgaATAAAAAGACAATTACACTTctcttaataatttcttttactgaCTTTCTTAAAACTTATtagattttaaattatgtgacgataataaagaaaatctattctacggatttttaatttttttaaaagatttttaaaatatcgacgtgcccgaagatgaACCATATTCTTATCTTTTAatacaggagtatggttcataatcttcgggagcgtcgatATGTATCTACGTGATGTATTATCCCTTTTTgagtgtttaaaaaataaaaaaaaagttaaattttctgatgaaaaaaaaacagaagttTTAGgcgttaaaaataaagagtttaaaaaaaatctttagtgtGAAGAATTCTTAAGGACTGTAAGGAATCCAGCGGGGAGAATGacgtgaaaattatttttgggagTTTCTTTAGGCTCAAATACGATATTTTTGACCAAAACtccgatttttttaaatttctggTTTTTCGTcgttcctgatcctgtgagtccttgaaGATGCCTTTTTGTGTTCTCAAAATGTCAAGGGACTATAAAGGCATCGTCCTGCATTGATTTTAGCTAAGGGACGACAACGTTCCATTGGTCGTTAAGTATTTCAATTTTGGTGACtaattttgaagttttctggCTTTATAAacccaaagaatttttaagaaatatagagtaaaaacagatttaaaaaaactcctaaaataaatgaattttccattaatatttaattatatcagagtgttttaaattgatctttgtttaatttttgttaattgaCATTTCGCTCTATCTCTGCAAGCAAAAAAGTATCCTGAAGCattgataaattgttttaattgtttttaaatgaatCATTTCAATCAGTTAATTATTCTTTCGCCAgctaattgatttatttatttattgacattttataatttttgccCAGTTGAAcctttaattatatttaaaaaaaaccttaagcataaaaaaattctatcgaATATTACAACGtaaacctataattttttattttccaaaataaactGAATTCTCCCGGAAATATTTGAGGTGGAAAACATGCAAAAGATTCATTCAATAATTCCCCAATATGaatttactaaattaaaaatcactgaaattattcatttcctGCAGTtctagacaaaaaaaaatcaccagaGAACTCATGTGAACTGAAATATTGATTCGCTGCCGTAgttgggcaaaaaaaatcacacacaaaagACATCAAATATCGCTGGTTCACAAATTTAATACCATTTCCTATCAAtgtggacaatttttttgcacattcgCAATTTTCCCTTTGAGCAATTAAGAGTGATTCTCGATATCTGTG from Lutzomyia longipalpis isolate SR_M1_2022 chromosome 1, ASM2433408v1 encodes:
- the LOC129786714 gene encoding uncharacterized protein LOC129786714 encodes the protein MESSGKSSNRITSAQQKLMFKFIEEHPQMLRSRFNKDYTMQEASRLWKRLSAALNATEGPKKSSVGWRKSWTNMKCLRNKPEGRDCTLPLPSGSTSERDFEDESLSFLQGSNDFLQDHVVVKHEDPLDIDYSPMLVENNAKVEKEVVDDVAENTATNLPVPDNQILSNSRKINEDPDPIEAVSEGYSDELARKQLVLMERQTIAIETLNQTLQFQGSVLLQLSESINNFSSTIRKMQNGNC
- the LOC129786716 gene encoding uncharacterized protein LOC129786716, translating into MSSDDVEIWPDGRRRYKRITVKQQERMFKFIEEHPQLLQRKYNKNFTTLQARRLWVKFGEAINAVEGPKKTWMNWKKSFLDMKCRRDKPEGRGCNLQLPNVQPSDGQTHEDDHIDTDYPVDVNKLEHLTETSPPERIQPSRTSKRSSRTISRRSGSIKSDPESPPEVHNDSNEENYNCDDYSNRDELLRKQIEVIERQTMAFETLAQSMRLQAEVFLQLSESVDNLTSVIKDLKKS
- the LOC129786724 gene encoding uncharacterized protein LOC129786724; protein product: MNSEGIAGEGASRHYKMTNVQKQKLLQFMEDHPKLQKGKYDYSFTMEQARDLWMKLTKILNATQGPKKTWLYWRKSWHDLQTMQRKIGKTTKEILADMERDVEAESKIEYLDVGRLDGSVDQKAPTSSSPAVVVASSSRGAPKLTKNEKLPDNFVLLDHDDNVEHEYYKKKLELMERQTIAFEIQAQSQQIQAETLLEIAETIKDVKEMLKDMNNR